A stretch of Longimicrobiaceae bacterium DNA encodes these proteins:
- a CDS encoding FAD-dependent oxidoreductase gives MASDQEIAFPKLSERQIAQLLPVGCVHPVARGQVLWKEGDRGFGFYVVLSGRVEILDSSGDEPRRVVVHEPGEFTGDVDVLTGRASLVTACVLEDGEVLELSSDTIHHVVGELPEISEVLLRAFLMRRTLLLGQGYRGIRILGSSFAPEAHHLREFCTRNGIPYTWLDLEADPQAEELLRTFGVGPDKTPIVIGRDGKWVSNPTVSQLARYMGMDARVTDGDVFDLVVVGAGPAGLAAAVYGSSEGLRTLCVDATAAGGQAGTSSRIENYLGFPTGISGADLAAKALLQAQKFGARISVPQSAVRLRLEGGLRIVDLDDGSHVSARCVLVASGAEYRGLDVPGIRGLEGAGVYYAATEMEARLCGGDEIVIVGGGNSAGQAAMYLSRFSRRVHVLIRGGDLGKSMSRYLVDRIERAENVEVHTFAEVIAVDGNGVLQGVTVRCNATGEEIRIGARALFLFIGARPNTHWLDGCVHLDRTGFVVTGQALPEEIRRSAVWRDVGRAPTFLETSLPGIFAAGDARSGSVKRVASAVGEGSMAVTFVHAHIGAPA, from the coding sequence ATGGCTTCCGACCAGGAGATCGCCTTTCCGAAGCTGAGCGAGCGGCAGATCGCGCAGCTGCTGCCGGTGGGCTGCGTACACCCGGTGGCCCGCGGACAGGTGCTGTGGAAGGAGGGCGACCGGGGCTTCGGCTTCTACGTGGTGCTCTCCGGCAGGGTGGAGATCCTCGACTCGTCCGGCGACGAGCCGCGGCGCGTGGTGGTGCACGAGCCCGGCGAGTTCACGGGAGACGTGGACGTGCTCACCGGCCGCGCCAGCCTGGTCACCGCATGCGTGCTGGAGGACGGCGAGGTGCTGGAGCTGTCGTCCGACACCATCCACCACGTGGTGGGCGAGCTGCCGGAGATCAGCGAGGTGCTGCTGCGCGCCTTCCTCATGCGGCGCACGCTGCTGCTGGGGCAGGGCTACCGCGGCATCCGCATTCTGGGCAGCAGCTTCGCCCCGGAGGCGCACCACCTGCGCGAGTTCTGCACGCGCAACGGCATCCCGTACACGTGGCTGGACCTGGAGGCCGACCCGCAGGCCGAGGAGCTGCTGCGTACCTTCGGCGTGGGGCCGGACAAGACGCCCATCGTGATCGGGCGCGACGGGAAGTGGGTGAGCAACCCCACCGTCTCGCAGCTCGCGCGCTACATGGGCATGGACGCGCGGGTCACCGACGGCGACGTGTTCGACCTGGTGGTCGTGGGCGCGGGGCCGGCGGGGCTGGCGGCGGCGGTGTACGGCAGCTCCGAGGGGCTGCGCACCCTGTGCGTGGACGCCACGGCCGCGGGCGGGCAGGCGGGCACCAGCTCGCGCATCGAGAACTACCTGGGCTTCCCCACCGGCATCTCCGGCGCGGACCTGGCGGCCAAGGCGCTCCTCCAGGCGCAGAAGTTCGGCGCGCGCATCTCCGTGCCGCAGAGCGCGGTGCGGCTGCGGCTGGAGGGCGGCCTGCGCATCGTGGACCTGGACGACGGCTCGCACGTGTCCGCGCGGTGCGTGCTGGTGGCGAGCGGGGCGGAGTACCGTGGGCTGGACGTGCCCGGCATTCGCGGGCTTGAGGGCGCGGGCGTGTACTACGCGGCCACCGAAATGGAGGCGCGCCTGTGCGGCGGCGACGAGATCGTGATCGTGGGCGGCGGCAACTCGGCCGGGCAGGCGGCGATGTATCTTTCGCGCTTCTCCAGGCGCGTGCACGTGCTGATCCGCGGCGGCGACCTGGGCAAGAGCATGTCGCGCTACCTGGTGGACCGCATCGAACGGGCGGAGAACGTGGAGGTGCACACGTTCGCCGAGGTGATCGCGGTGGACGGGAACGGCGTGCTGCAAGGCGTCACCGTGCGCTGCAACGCCACGGGGGAGGAGATACGGATCGGGGCGCGGGCGCTCTTCCTCTTCATCGGCGCGCGGCCCAACACGCACTGGCTGGACGGCTGCGTGCACCTGGACCGCACCGGCTTCGTGGTCACCGGCCAGGCGCTGCCGGAGGAGATCCGCCGCTCGGCCGTGTGGCGCGACGTGGGCCGCGCGCCCACGTTCCTGGAGACGAGCCTGCCCGGCATCTTCGCGGCCGGCGACGCCCGCAGCGGCTCGGTGAAGCGCGTGGCCTCGGCCGTGGGCGAGGGCTCCATGGCCGTCACCTTCGTCCACGCCCACATCGGCGCGCCGGCGTGA
- a CDS encoding M1 family aminopeptidase, whose product MKPLHRPSAILASTVLLFASVSFAVSSAAAQTNRERVSGGYYDRSHDYDLVHQRIEVSGFDWDSTSFKGRVATTLVARRPGMDSVVLDAGHLLRIRQVTSGAGAALRFRTHGDSLVVFPARPAAFGDTVRFTVAYDGKVRSGRGLTFLESEGRPHRPRQIWSQGEATENHNWFPTYDFPNDKATWEVHATVPRGYTAVSNGRLLADVTNPDGTHTTRWSQTQPSATYLVSLVVAPLAKVHDTWRGKPVDYYVYAEDAPLARRLFGVTPDMMEVYSRLTGVAYPWDKYAQTTVADFFGGMENVSATTLVDWLPDERAYQDRPWFQHILIPHELAHQWFGDYVTTDDWANLWLNEGFAEFMPGQYWNEKLGRRVEDDYYADEYRQLMGTDARRRMPVAAEGSNNVYPKGALVLKMLKDYLGPQRFWASVNRYLTTHAYGTATTDDFRQAVRDATGEDMDWFFDQWLYQAGFPEFDVAQSYDAAAHRLTLRVRQTQVDSSKADEDGLRFTTPAVFRMPVTVMVGTDAGDVTRTFQLDAREQTLVMDGVAEPRMVVFDVDNHILKKLAFPQPTAWLAAQLRRDPALWNRQWAIDQLAAKKDDAAALAALADAAAHADYPLTRAQAARALGGFPEASALPPLQAALRDTSSRVRSAAVEALGTVGGARAAGLARGVFDGDASYDVRAAAVRGATRADTAGRAELIRRALAADSYRDAVRNAALTAASASGDESLIPAVEAQLGAGTNAANSLAAFARRGSTRALSVLVSHLNDPRAYVRTWAVRSLRQLDAATAAAPLRAALPSIRYPETRQAAEDALRAMESRGAR is encoded by the coding sequence TTGAAGCCTCTCCATCGTCCGTCCGCCATTCTCGCATCTACCGTCCTTCTGTTCGCATCCGTGTCGTTCGCCGTCTCGTCCGCAGCGGCGCAGACGAACCGGGAGCGGGTGTCGGGCGGGTACTACGACCGCTCGCACGACTACGACCTGGTGCACCAGAGGATCGAGGTGAGCGGGTTCGATTGGGACTCCACGTCGTTCAAGGGGCGCGTGGCGACGACGCTCGTGGCGCGCAGGCCGGGGATGGACTCGGTGGTGCTCGATGCGGGGCACCTGCTGCGCATCCGCCAGGTCACGTCGGGCGCGGGGGCGGCGCTGCGGTTCCGGACGCACGGCGACTCGCTGGTCGTCTTCCCCGCGCGGCCTGCGGCGTTCGGCGACACGGTGCGCTTCACCGTCGCGTACGACGGGAAAGTGCGCAGCGGGCGAGGGCTGACGTTCCTCGAATCCGAAGGCCGTCCGCACCGGCCGCGGCAGATCTGGAGCCAGGGCGAGGCGACGGAGAACCACAACTGGTTCCCTACCTACGACTTCCCCAACGACAAGGCGACGTGGGAGGTGCATGCCACCGTCCCGCGCGGCTACACCGCCGTCAGCAACGGCCGCCTGCTGGCCGACGTGACGAACCCGGACGGCACGCACACCACGCGCTGGAGCCAGACGCAGCCCAGCGCCACGTATCTCGTCTCCCTGGTCGTCGCGCCCCTCGCGAAGGTGCACGACACGTGGCGCGGCAAGCCGGTGGACTACTACGTGTACGCCGAGGATGCGCCGCTCGCCCGCCGCCTCTTCGGCGTGACGCCGGACATGATGGAGGTCTACTCGCGCCTCACCGGCGTGGCGTACCCGTGGGACAAGTACGCGCAGACGACGGTGGCGGACTTCTTCGGCGGGATGGAGAACGTGAGCGCCACCACGCTGGTGGACTGGCTGCCCGACGAGCGCGCGTACCAGGACCGCCCGTGGTTCCAGCACATCCTCATCCCCCACGAGTTGGCGCACCAGTGGTTCGGCGACTACGTGACGACCGACGATTGGGCCAATCTGTGGCTCAACGAGGGCTTCGCCGAGTTCATGCCTGGCCAGTACTGGAACGAGAAGCTGGGCCGCCGCGTGGAAGACGACTACTACGCGGACGAGTACCGCCAGCTCATGGGCACGGACGCGCGGCGGCGGATGCCGGTGGCCGCCGAGGGGTCCAACAACGTGTACCCCAAGGGCGCGCTCGTCCTGAAGATGCTCAAGGACTATCTGGGCCCGCAGCGCTTCTGGGCGTCGGTGAACCGCTACCTGACCACGCACGCGTACGGCACGGCCACGACGGACGACTTCCGTCAGGCGGTGCGCGACGCCACCGGCGAGGACATGGACTGGTTCTTCGACCAGTGGCTGTACCAGGCCGGCTTCCCCGAGTTCGACGTGGCGCAGAGCTACGACGCCGCGGCGCATCGCCTGACGTTGCGCGTGCGGCAGACGCAGGTGGACAGCAGCAAGGCGGATGAGGACGGGCTGCGCTTCACCACGCCCGCCGTGTTCCGCATGCCGGTCACGGTGATGGTGGGCACCGACGCGGGCGACGTCACGCGCACCTTCCAGCTCGACGCGCGCGAGCAGACGCTGGTGATGGACGGCGTGGCCGAGCCGCGGATGGTGGTGTTCGACGTCGACAACCACATCCTGAAGAAGCTCGCGTTCCCGCAGCCGACCGCCTGGCTCGCCGCGCAGCTCCGCCGCGACCCCGCGCTGTGGAACCGCCAGTGGGCCATCGACCAGCTCGCGGCGAAGAAGGACGATGCGGCCGCCCTCGCCGCGCTGGCGGACGCCGCCGCGCACGCGGACTACCCGCTCACGCGTGCGCAGGCCGCACGCGCGCTCGGCGGCTTCCCTGAGGCATCCGCGCTGCCGCCGCTCCAGGCCGCGCTACGCGACACCTCGTCGCGCGTGCGCAGCGCGGCGGTGGAGGCGCTGGGCACGGTGGGCGGGGCGCGTGCGGCCGGCCTCGCGCGCGGCGTGTTCGACGGCGACGCGAGCTACGATGTGCGCGCCGCCGCCGTCCGCGGCGCCACCCGCGCCGACACCGCGGGCCGCGCGGAGCTGATCCGGCGCGCGCTGGCCGCGGACTCGTACCGCGACGCCGTGCGCAACGCCGCGCTCACCGCCGCCTCCGCGTCCGGCGACGAGTCGCTGATCCCGGCAGTGGAGGCGCAGCTCGGCGCGGGCACGAACGCGGCGAACTCGCTGGCGGCGTTCGCGCGCAGGGGCAGCACGCGCGCGCTGAGCGTGCTCGTCTCGCACCTGAACGACCCGCGCGCGTACGTCCGCACCTGGGCCGTTCGCTCGCTCCGGCAGTTGGACGCCGCGACCGCCGCCGCACCGCTGCGCGCCGCGCTCCCGTCCATCCGCTACCCGGAGACACGCCAGGCGGCGGAAGACGCACTCCGCGCCATGGAGAGCCGCGGCGCGCGGTAA
- a CDS encoding FAD-dependent oxidoreductase, producing PPPPPPRPRNRLVNRREFIAKAGAGALSAAIVGCAPKTDAPLAGGFVDDGGARGHRLRDRAAVPPVRRTVRVPVVIVGGGMAGLSAAWWLERAGMRDFVLLELEDHAGGNARWGENEVSRYPWAAHYVPVPGPHAVHVRELFAEMGILRPDGSWDERMLCFSPQERVFVDGAWREGLESVFTFSPDGGEEAKRFQHVIDRLRASGEFTIPSALGRKSSALDSLSFGDWLRREGFRSQALRWYAEYACRDDYGAPLGDTSAWAGIHYFAARDADPGPLTWPEGNGHIARHLLARAGDRVRTGAPVHRVERAGSGVRVLAGETEYLADAAVWAAPSFLAPYVVEGAPAVDFTYSPWLTANLTLDRLPRENDFPLAWDNVIAGSPALGYVDAGHQSISTHRERAVWTYYWALTGEPPRQARATLLRRPWREWADLILADLQRAHPDIRRCVSRIDVMRMGHAMIRPTPGFLSSPARAALVASPGPVFYAHSDLSGLSLFEEAQHLGIAAAEKVLARLGGSRSAVAVGEMDG from the coding sequence CCCCCCCCCCCCCCCCCCCGCCCGCGAAACCGCCTCGTGAACCGCCGCGAGTTCATCGCGAAAGCGGGCGCGGGGGCGCTCTCCGCCGCAATCGTAGGGTGCGCGCCGAAGACGGATGCGCCGCTCGCGGGCGGCTTCGTGGACGACGGGGGCGCGCGCGGGCACCGGCTTCGCGACCGGGCCGCGGTGCCGCCGGTCCGGCGGACGGTGCGCGTGCCGGTGGTGATCGTGGGCGGGGGGATGGCGGGGCTGTCGGCGGCGTGGTGGCTGGAGCGGGCGGGGATGCGCGACTTCGTGCTGCTGGAGCTGGAGGACCACGCGGGCGGCAACGCGCGGTGGGGCGAGAACGAGGTGAGCCGCTACCCGTGGGCCGCGCACTACGTACCCGTGCCCGGCCCGCACGCCGTGCACGTCCGCGAGCTGTTCGCCGAGATGGGGATACTGCGCCCCGACGGCTCGTGGGACGAGCGGATGCTGTGCTTCTCCCCGCAGGAGCGCGTGTTCGTGGACGGCGCCTGGCGCGAAGGGCTGGAGTCGGTCTTCACCTTCTCGCCGGACGGCGGGGAAGAGGCGAAGCGCTTCCAGCACGTGATCGACCGGCTCCGCGCCAGTGGCGAGTTCACGATTCCCTCCGCACTGGGACGAAAGTCGTCCGCGCTGGATTCGCTCTCGTTCGGCGATTGGCTGCGGCGCGAGGGGTTCCGGTCGCAGGCGCTGCGGTGGTACGCGGAGTACGCCTGCCGCGACGATTACGGCGCGCCGCTGGGCGACACGTCCGCCTGGGCGGGCATCCACTACTTCGCCGCGCGAGATGCGGATCCGGGCCCGCTCACCTGGCCGGAGGGCAACGGCCACATCGCCCGGCACCTGCTCGCGCGCGCGGGGGACCGGGTCCGCACGGGGGCGCCCGTGCACCGCGTGGAGCGCGCAGGCAGCGGCGTGCGCGTCCTCGCGGGCGAAACCGAGTACCTGGCGGATGCGGCGGTCTGGGCGGCCCCGTCGTTCCTGGCGCCGTACGTTGTGGAGGGTGCGCCCGCAGTGGACTTCACCTACTCGCCGTGGCTCACCGCCAACCTCACGCTCGATCGCCTGCCGCGCGAGAACGACTTCCCGCTCGCGTGGGACAACGTGATCGCCGGGTCGCCCGCGCTGGGCTACGTGGATGCGGGCCACCAGTCCATCTCCACTCACCGCGAGCGTGCGGTGTGGACGTACTACTGGGCGCTGACCGGTGAGCCGCCGCGCCAAGCGCGCGCCACGCTGCTCCGCCGGCCGTGGCGCGAGTGGGCGGACCTGATCCTGGCGGACCTCCAGCGCGCGCACCCGGATATTCGCCGGTGCGTCTCGCGCATCGACGTCATGCGCATGGGCCACGCGATGATCCGGCCGACGCCGGGCTTCCTCTCGTCTCCCGCCCGCGCGGCGCTGGTCGCATCGCCCGGCCCGGTCTTCTACGCGCACTCCGATCTGAGCGGCCTCTCGCTGTTCGAGGAGGCGCAGCACCTGGGCATCGCCGCGGCGGAGAAGGTGCTTGCGCGCCTCGGCGGCTCGCGCTCGGCGGTTGCGGTGGGGGAGATGGACGGATGA